The Candidatus Bathyarchaeia archaeon genome window below encodes:
- a CDS encoding hydantoinase B/oxoprolinase family protein: protein MSEGLISVQIVKNTLSSIVKEMFWTTVRAAKSSIIYETYDFSPSLLDERGELIAIGTGVPNFIGIMPFMVKAVLEDAVKEDLGLSPGDIFVINDPYRAGTHLNDVGLVTPIFYNDEMIATAAIKGHINDVGGMNPGSWGPNATEIYQEGLVIPTTHLYREGRLNKEVLRIILHNTRIPDYVLGDIEALAAALRYSQRRISELCDKYGVSVVREAMRSKIDEGKMLARKNLGILPKGEFFAEEKIEKYEGMDEDIRITVKVKITDDKFIADFTDNPPQVKAPINTTYPGTYASVTIAFVAITDPHAPLCQGYLEPVNVIAPERSLFNAMPPAPVSCYWETMFYAVDLVWKALASYMPNRLTAGHFLSVVSETLGMIDPRDGKYKILCEPNPGGWGAAIDKDGESCLVSSADGETYTHPAEVLEKEYPIRVECMRLNIEEGTGHGKFRGGFGMRKDYRILADEAILVCSINRIKYPPWGVNGGTDGTCNHLVVIRDDKIIWDGGRAFNFKLRKDDTLSIRSGGGGGWGNPLERDPNLVLEDYKNGLISAEAAKKIYGVVIDAQKLKVNFKETIDLRRKMAER, encoded by the coding sequence TTGAGTGAAGGGTTAATCTCAGTTCAAATAGTTAAGAATACTCTGTCAAGTATAGTTAAGGAGATGTTTTGGACGACGGTTAGGGCTGCTAAAAGCAGCATAATATATGAGACTTATGATTTCTCCCCATCGCTTTTGGATGAGAGAGGTGAACTTATTGCAATAGGTACGGGAGTCCCAAATTTCATAGGTATAATGCCGTTTATGGTTAAGGCAGTTTTAGAGGATGCGGTAAAAGAAGATTTAGGTTTAAGCCCCGGTGATATTTTTGTGATAAATGATCCATATAGGGCTGGAACACACTTAAATGATGTCGGCTTAGTTACGCCCATTTTTTATAATGATGAGATGATTGCAACAGCGGCTATAAAGGGACATATTAATGATGTCGGAGGCATGAATCCTGGAAGCTGGGGACCTAATGCTACTGAAATATATCAGGAGGGTTTGGTTATTCCGACAACGCATCTCTATAGGGAGGGAAGGTTAAATAAAGAGGTTTTGAGGATAATACTGCATAATACTAGGATTCCCGATTATGTGCTAGGCGATATCGAGGCTCTTGCAGCGGCATTAAGATATTCTCAGAGGAGGATAAGTGAGCTCTGCGATAAATACGGCGTCTCTGTTGTTCGAGAGGCTATGAGGAGTAAAATAGATGAGGGAAAAATGCTGGCGAGAAAAAATTTGGGCATACTACCTAAGGGTGAATTTTTCGCCGAAGAAAAAATAGAAAAGTATGAGGGAATGGACGAGGATATTAGGATAACAGTTAAAGTTAAGATAACTGATGATAAATTTATAGCTGACTTCACAGATAATCCCCCTCAAGTTAAAGCGCCAATTAACACGACTTATCCTGGGACCTATGCCTCTGTAACTATAGCGTTTGTTGCTATAACTGACCCGCATGCTCCTCTTTGTCAAGGCTATTTAGAGCCTGTCAATGTGATAGCTCCGGAACGCTCCTTATTTAATGCTATGCCGCCAGCGCCTGTTAGCTGTTACTGGGAAACAATGTTTTATGCTGTTGATTTAGTGTGGAAGGCTTTAGCATCATATATGCCTAATAGACTTACTGCTGGACATTTCCTTTCAGTTGTAAGTGAAACTCTGGGCATGATTGATCCTAGAGATGGAAAGTATAAGATTCTATGTGAGCCTAATCCTGGAGGTTGGGGTGCTGCCATAGATAAGGATGGTGAATCATGTCTTGTTTCATCAGCTGATGGTGAAACCTACACGCATCCAGCTGAGGTTTTGGAAAAGGAGTATCCGATACGAGTTGAATGTATGAGGTTGAATATAGAGGAAGGTACAGGGCATGGTAAGTTTAGAGGAGGATTCGGCATGAGGAAGGATTATAGGATACTTGCGGATGAAGCCATACTTGTTTGTTCAATCAATAGAATAAAATATCCGCCATGGGGGGTCAATGGAGGAACTGATGGAACATGCAATCATTTAGTAGTGATAAGGGATGATAAGATTATTTGGGATGGAGGGAGAGCATTCAATTTTAAGCTTAGAAAAGATGATACTCTTAGCATTAGGAGCGGTGGAGGCGGTGGGTGGGGCAATCCCCTTGAGCGGGATCCAAATCTAGTTCTCGAAGACTATAAAAACGGTTTGATATCGGCTGAAGCTGCTAAGAAGATTTATGGTGTGGTTATAGATGCTCAAAAACTTAAAGTTAATTTTAAGGAAACAATTGATTTGAGAAGAAAGATGGCTGAACGTTAG
- a CDS encoding hydantoinase/oxoprolinase family protein, with protein MHCWRIGIDIGGAFTDLYAVSEEGGENIWVKVESTPPNFEEGVMQGIEELEKKGVCIKDAKYIIHGQTVVINTIITRSGAKVGFITTEGFDTLEIQRANRRDIFNFRYRKPLPFVSRYMIARINERIDSDGSIYKPLDKGDVEKAVNTLLDKEAESLAIGFINSYINPCHELKAKEIAESVLREKGVEKPFITISSDLSREWREYERFNTAVLNAYVQPIFVRYIEKLESILRRRGFQGIFYITLSSGGVVTSDYAKNYPITTIEGGPISGIIGGTRLASLLGIKNIIVIDGGSTTTKAGLAKDLTPRVHTEYWIEQDDWNAGYPLRVPTLDIHEIGLGGTSIIRVSEAGNLCVGPEAAGARPGPACYGVDGDKPTLTDAYVVSGYLNPNYLLGGRLKIFKERAFSALQDIARALGLDIIEAAYGAIRIANDLAANLIRQISVKKGYDPREFTLIAHGGAGPMFAPFIAEELQVSSIVAPSIPSGVFNAWSMIGLDIRHEIIQTNVTLVREDKDFIDFMKDVFSYLEGKIKETFRNEGINPQTVEVLRYLDMRYEGQAHTLKIPLSREFCNLRDIIKKFHKTHYNEYGFNLPEGNVEIVSFHVVGAHKVTPPKIERKVVQGSVKDAYLGEREVYMGSKEVLVPIYRKESLPSNVVLRGPCIIEGITSTIVVTESFKVLHDEYGNIILTKVEG; from the coding sequence ATGCATTGCTGGAGAATTGGCATAGATATTGGTGGGGCATTTACAGATTTATATGCTGTAAGTGAGGAAGGCGGGGAGAATATCTGGGTAAAAGTTGAGTCCACGCCCCCAAATTTTGAGGAGGGAGTTATGCAGGGTATTGAGGAGTTAGAGAAAAAGGGGGTTTGCATTAAAGATGCAAAATATATTATACACGGTCAGACTGTTGTCATAAATACCATAATTACTAGGAGCGGTGCAAAGGTTGGGTTTATAACTACTGAGGGATTTGACACTTTAGAGATTCAGAGGGCTAATAGACGGGACATTTTTAATTTCAGGTATAGGAAGCCTTTACCCTTTGTCTCTAGATATATGATCGCGCGTATTAATGAGCGGATAGATTCTGATGGGAGCATTTATAAGCCTCTTGACAAAGGTGATGTGGAAAAAGCGGTTAATACTCTTCTGGATAAAGAAGCGGAATCATTAGCGATAGGATTCATAAACAGTTATATTAACCCATGCCATGAGTTAAAAGCCAAAGAGATAGCCGAGAGTGTTCTCAGGGAAAAAGGTGTTGAAAAACCTTTCATCACCATTTCAAGCGATTTGAGCCGTGAATGGAGAGAATATGAGCGCTTTAACACTGCGGTCTTAAATGCTTATGTCCAACCAATATTCGTTCGTTATATAGAGAAACTTGAGAGTATTCTGCGAAGAAGGGGTTTTCAAGGAATATTTTACATAACGCTCTCCTCGGGCGGCGTAGTTACATCTGACTATGCAAAAAATTACCCGATAACAACAATAGAGGGGGGACCAATATCTGGAATTATAGGCGGAACCCGCCTAGCCTCCCTGTTAGGGATAAAAAACATCATCGTGATTGATGGAGGTAGCACGACAACAAAAGCTGGGCTTGCAAAGGATCTGACACCTAGAGTACATACCGAATACTGGATTGAACAGGATGATTGGAATGCTGGCTACCCACTTAGAGTTCCAACGCTGGATATTCATGAAATCGGACTTGGCGGCACAAGCATCATTCGGGTTAGTGAAGCTGGTAATTTATGCGTTGGCCCCGAGGCTGCGGGTGCGAGGCCTGGACCTGCTTGTTATGGTGTTGATGGCGATAAACCCACGCTAACCGATGCATATGTGGTATCTGGTTACTTGAATCCGAATTATCTACTCGGCGGTAGACTTAAGATCTTTAAAGAGAGAGCCTTTAGCGCATTGCAAGATATAGCAAGAGCTCTAGGTTTAGACATTATTGAGGCAGCTTATGGTGCCATTAGAATAGCTAATGATCTTGCTGCCAATCTCATAAGGCAGATTTCAGTTAAGAAAGGGTATGATCCCAGAGAGTTCACCTTAATTGCTCACGGAGGTGCCGGACCAATGTTTGCTCCATTTATTGCGGAAGAATTGCAAGTGTCAAGTATAGTGGCGCCCTCTATTCCAAGTGGTGTCTTTAATGCCTGGAGCATGATTGGGTTGGATATAAGGCATGAGATTATTCAAACAAATGTAACGTTAGTTAGAGAAGACAAAGATTTTATAGATTTTATGAAGGACGTTTTCAGCTATCTTGAGGGCAAAATTAAAGAAACATTTAGGAATGAGGGGATTAACCCCCAAACAGTGGAAGTATTAAGATATTTGGATATGAGATATGAAGGGCAGGCGCACACACTGAAGATTCCATTAAGCAGGGAATTTTGTAATCTTAGGGATATAATAAAGAAATTCCATAAGACACATTATAATGAGTATGGGTTCAATCTACCTGAAGGTAATGTTGAAATTGTAAGTTTCCATGTCGTAGGAGCGCATAAGGTTACGCCCCCAAAGATTGAAAGAAAAGTTGTTCAAGGCTCTGTTAAAGATGCCTATCTGGGCGAGAGGGAAGTATATATGGGGAGCAAAGAAGTTTTAGTTCCAATTTATAGGAAAGAGAGTTTACCCTCAAATGTCGTTTTAAGGGGACCATGTATAATTGAGGGTATTACTTCCACGATAGTGGTTACAGAGAGCTTTAAGGTTCTTCATGACGAGTATGGAAACATCATCCTTACTAAAGTGGAGGGTTAA
- a CDS encoding glycosyltransferase family 2 protein, translating to MSRSFKAALASLFSIPILLAYIMWRWLPLLVDLIIRGLIHYEPKFQPTSWLWHVALSFFSAWYIFSAVAVGGIFLLASWIYNRRKIKLERRRAPAVSFIVPAYNEEEIISKVIASLFRCAANYPGYTEIIVIDDGSTDNTRVIAEATFKMNWEKWPYIKAKIISHKRRMGKAAAIKTGVKKAIGNLIATVDADTWWEPDALNLLVNRMIAEEFDAVAGFIHPSDGNGDKNLYVILQQLEYSQGLGIYRCAQALGKSILVIPGPIGLYRANILKKIFEEIDLRSVTEDLEITLEMHKRGFKIGYEGRARSTTIAPHNFRILWKQRKRWFIGGLHNFLGIHRRLLFVRRWVALILWYSLVMGYGCALIELIATFSLPILYWFAPDKIYFLYNLILYSLIVFLIGVFQHAVALKFSYNHYNYRKLLFYTPLYPLLRYINILARITCLIQYIAGKRGIWEKSERPTISMDNT from the coding sequence ATGTCTAGATCGTTTAAAGCTGCCTTGGCTTCATTATTTAGTATTCCAATTCTATTAGCGTATATTATGTGGCGTTGGCTCCCACTACTAGTAGATCTCATCATTAGGGGTTTAATTCACTATGAACCAAAATTTCAGCCAACCTCCTGGCTTTGGCACGTAGCGCTCAGCTTCTTTAGTGCATGGTATATTTTTTCAGCGGTAGCTGTCGGCGGAATATTCCTATTAGCTTCATGGATATATAATCGCAGGAAAATTAAGCTAGAGAGGAGAAGAGCGCCAGCAGTCTCATTCATAGTCCCAGCATATAATGAGGAGGAGATTATATCGAAAGTTATAGCCAGCCTATTTAGGTGTGCAGCTAATTATCCCGGCTATACGGAGATAATTGTTATTGATGATGGCAGTACAGATAACACTAGGGTTATCGCTGAAGCCACATTTAAAATGAATTGGGAGAAGTGGCCGTATATAAAGGCGAAGATTATAAGTCATAAAAGGCGGATGGGTAAGGCAGCGGCAATAAAGACTGGCGTGAAGAAAGCTATTGGAAATCTGATTGCAACTGTAGATGCAGATACATGGTGGGAGCCGGATGCATTAAATCTTCTGGTCAATAGAATGATTGCTGAGGAATTTGACGCTGTAGCAGGCTTTATACATCCCTCAGATGGCAATGGAGACAAAAATCTATACGTAATCTTACAGCAGCTAGAGTACAGTCAGGGGCTGGGCATATATAGATGTGCTCAAGCACTGGGAAAATCCATACTTGTCATACCTGGACCGATAGGGCTCTATAGAGCTAACATTCTAAAGAAGATATTCGAGGAAATAGATTTAAGAAGCGTAACCGAAGATCTTGAGATAACTCTTGAAATGCATAAAAGGGGTTTTAAGATAGGCTATGAGGGCAGGGCTAGGAGTACAACCATAGCCCCACATAATTTTCGCATACTTTGGAAGCAGAGAAAGAGGTGGTTTATTGGCGGACTACATAATTTTTTGGGCATACATAGAAGATTACTTTTTGTGAGGAGGTGGGTAGCGTTAATCCTCTGGTATTCTCTCGTGATGGGTTATGGCTGCGCATTAATAGAGCTTATAGCAACATTTAGTTTACCGATACTCTACTGGTTTGCGCCAGACAAAATATACTTTTTATACAATCTCATTCTCTATTCACTCATAGTGTTTTTAATAGGTGTGTTTCAACACGCAGTAGCCCTAAAATTTTCATATAACCACTACAATTACAGAAAGCTTCTATTTTACACTCCGCTATATCCACTTCTGAGATATATAAATATACTCGCCAGAATCACCTGTCTAATACAATATATAGCTGGAAAGAGGGGCATATGGGAGAAGAGCGAAAGACCAACAATATCAATGGACAACACCTAG
- a CDS encoding Xaa-Pro peptidase family protein has product MSTGEFELRVEKLREIAEEYDIDGFFIVSEPNLRYFTGFSTLAIERLIALIISTKPAEPILVIPKLEEEKAKKLSFFRDIRTYTDDEEPIRIVSEVIKELNLTEAVLGIEDSLPFKFYRMIREAAPSLKIKGASAIFEKLRSIKTRGEIEAISRAAEIAVRGIKAGIESIKVGMSEFSIALEIEREIIESGGETMPFCLVLSGENSSLPHGNTSSRKIGKGDAVVIDIGVTYRGYYADITRTVFVGEISGEQRKVYDAVLRAQEEAINSVKPGIKACEIDRAAREIIREAGYGEFFTYRTGHGLGLEVHEEPYITQTNETILKPGMVFTIEPGIYLHGSFGVRIEDDVVVTEDGNEVLIKMRKDLLII; this is encoded by the coding sequence ATGTCTACTGGGGAATTTGAATTAAGAGTTGAGAAATTAAGGGAGATCGCTGAAGAATATGATATTGATGGATTTTTCATAGTATCCGAGCCTAATTTGCGCTATTTTACTGGTTTCTCAACACTTGCCATTGAAAGGCTCATAGCCCTAATTATTTCAACAAAGCCAGCTGAACCTATACTGGTAATTCCCAAATTAGAGGAGGAAAAAGCAAAGAAGTTATCCTTTTTCAGGGATATAAGGACTTATACTGATGATGAAGAACCTATCAGGATTGTTAGTGAGGTTATAAAGGAGCTTAATTTAACTGAAGCCGTCTTAGGGATTGAAGACTCTCTTCCCTTCAAGTTTTATAGGATGATTAGAGAGGCTGCGCCGTCCTTAAAGATTAAAGGAGCTTCCGCAATCTTTGAAAAACTTAGGAGCATAAAGACTAGAGGTGAAATTGAAGCTATAAGTAGGGCAGCTGAGATAGCGGTTAGGGGGATTAAGGCCGGGATAGAATCTATAAAAGTTGGGATGAGTGAGTTTAGTATAGCCCTTGAGATTGAAAGGGAGATAATAGAGTCAGGCGGGGAGACGATGCCCTTCTGCCTAGTACTTTCAGGTGAAAATTCATCTTTACCCCACGGTAATACCTCTAGTAGAAAGATTGGGAAAGGCGATGCTGTAGTAATAGATATAGGTGTCACGTACAGGGGCTATTATGCGGATATCACAAGAACTGTATTCGTTGGTGAGATAAGCGGGGAACAGAGAAAAGTTTATGATGCAGTCTTGAGAGCCCAGGAAGAAGCAATAAACTCCGTGAAACCTGGAATTAAAGCATGCGAAATCGATAGAGCAGCTAGAGAAATTATTAGGGAGGCAGGTTATGGCGAATTTTTCACATATAGAACTGGGCATGGCTTAGGCTTAGAAGTTCATGAGGAACCATACATAACTCAGACAAATGAGACTATACTTAAGCCTGGAATGGTTTTCACAATCGAGCCAGGCATATATTTGCATGGTTCCTTCGGAGTGCGAATCGAAGATGATGTTGTCGTGACCGAGGATGGAAATGAGGTTCTTATAAAAATGCGGAAAGATCTACTTATTATTTAA
- a CDS encoding DUF4364 family protein, translating to MGRSYRSKYDIIADILEVAINGSKKTRIMHMANVNYYSFCKYFNMLLEDGLIAEYKDSNGEPIYKTTEAGIEHLKMFAHFSNRMKKS from the coding sequence ATGGGGCGCTCTTATAGAAGTAAGTATGATATTATCGCTGACATTTTAGAAGTAGCAATAAACGGTTCCAAAAAGACGCGTATAATGCATATGGCTAACGTAAACTACTACAGCTTTTGTAAATACTTTAACATGCTCCTAGAAGATGGCTTAATTGCAGAGTATAAGGACTCAAACGGCGAACCTATCTATAAAACGACGGAAGCCGGCATTGAGCATCTGAAAATGTTCGCCCACTTCTCAAACCGCATGAAAAAAAGCTGA
- a CDS encoding DUF362 domain-containing protein, with protein MVTNLKKVKVGVIGCGVAFEYCHLPAARQIPDIEIRALSDINERRAREAMERLSLKNATIYVDYKRLLRDADIDAVWILTPPKLHARMVVDSLNYGKHVLCEKPVVTCREEIKIVREALKNNNVMGQQLVLMPAHNFIFTPCFEKSIEYVQSGLIGDIKEIYGRSISNLSFYRAATDFRLQAKGGVIEDLLPHVIYLSQDLCGSISEVKSINIRSKEGTTIEDVRVEVGFQSGAKGVISAAWSKGIPALKFEIKGSLGAILMDLLRAPFNLTLIRGYKKEVIRMGHRFTQYFEVLMGKHPSYLNEHIHFINLIKGLAEPRVDVEKGFELTKALEMIMGSLERKNSTSGYRNEKVSIVRVNGNVKSAVQHAINLLGGLNIPRDSIVVIKPNICFWKNTDGMIITDPQLLEAVLEIVSERTNKIIVVESDNNSGTAEKRLRKSGVMDIIERHEVKFVNLSSDESEEYEVAGFKIHIPKTILNANYLINIPKIKTCNIANIVVSISMKNMFGILSDKKKMLFHRKLLDILLYINRVIRQDLIIVDGIIGMAGLGPVWGKPVNLNLIVSGFNPVTVDAVCCRIMGINPYAVEILWKAYKMGMGEIDMDKVEILGERIDEVRKKFSHPSLIMSNIIGAMRAALKTYII; from the coding sequence ATGGTGACGAATTTGAAAAAGGTCAAAGTGGGCGTGATAGGATGTGGTGTGGCTTTTGAATATTGCCACCTACCAGCCGCTCGCCAAATCCCAGATATAGAGATTAGGGCTTTATCTGATATTAATGAGAGGCGGGCAAGAGAGGCTATGGAGAGGCTTAGTTTAAAAAATGCCACGATATATGTTGATTATAAGCGGCTTTTGAGGGATGCTGATATCGATGCTGTCTGGATTTTAACTCCGCCCAAATTACATGCTCGCATGGTTGTAGATTCATTAAATTATGGAAAGCATGTTTTATGTGAAAAACCAGTTGTTACATGTAGAGAGGAAATCAAAATCGTCAGGGAAGCGCTAAAAAATAATAATGTAATGGGACAGCAATTAGTCCTCATGCCAGCTCATAACTTCATTTTTACACCATGTTTTGAAAAATCCATAGAGTATGTTCAGAGTGGGTTAATAGGCGATATAAAGGAAATTTACGGTAGATCAATATCAAATCTATCGTTTTATAGGGCAGCTACAGATTTCCGTTTACAAGCGAAGGGCGGAGTAATTGAAGATCTTCTCCCACATGTAATCTACTTGTCTCAAGATTTATGCGGTTCAATTTCGGAGGTTAAGTCAATTAACATTCGCTCTAAGGAAGGTACAACTATTGAGGATGTTAGGGTTGAGGTTGGGTTTCAGAGCGGTGCTAAAGGAGTTATTTCAGCAGCATGGTCCAAGGGTATTCCAGCACTTAAGTTTGAGATAAAAGGTAGTTTAGGCGCTATATTAATGGATTTACTTAGAGCGCCCTTCAACCTGACATTAATTAGAGGATATAAGAAAGAAGTTATCCGCATGGGGCATCGTTTCACTCAATATTTTGAAGTTTTAATGGGTAAGCATCCCTCATACCTAAATGAGCATATACATTTTATTAACTTGATTAAGGGGCTTGCGGAGCCAAGAGTTGATGTTGAAAAGGGTTTTGAGCTCACTAAAGCCCTAGAGATGATTATGGGTTCCCTTGAAAGGAAGAATTCAACATCAGGCTATCGTAATGAAAAAGTGTCTATTGTTCGAGTCAATGGTAATGTAAAGAGCGCTGTTCAGCATGCCATTAATCTTTTAGGGGGCTTAAATATTCCTAGAGACTCGATTGTTGTTATCAAACCTAATATTTGCTTCTGGAAGAATACCGATGGAATGATCATAACTGACCCGCAACTTTTGGAGGCCGTCTTGGAGATCGTTAGTGAGCGAACAAATAAAATTATTGTTGTGGAATCTGATAATAACTCTGGGACAGCTGAGAAGAGACTGAGAAAGAGTGGCGTCATGGACATTATAGAAAGACATGAAGTCAAATTCGTAAACTTAAGTAGCGATGAAAGTGAAGAATATGAGGTTGCTGGCTTCAAAATACATATACCGAAAACTATTTTGAATGCCAATTATCTCATCAATATCCCAAAAATTAAGACATGTAATATAGCAAACATCGTGGTTTCAATATCTATGAAAAATATGTTTGGGATATTAAGTGACAAAAAGAAGATGCTTTTCCATAGGAAGTTGCTAGATATATTACTTTACATAAACAGGGTTATCCGCCAAGACTTAATTATTGTTGATGGAATAATTGGCATGGCGGGACTGGGCCCAGTTTGGGGTAAACCTGTTAACCTTAATCTCATAGTATCTGGTTTTAATCCCGTAACTGTTGATGCAGTATGCTGTAGAATTATGGGTATAAACCCCTATGCCGTTGAAATCCTATGGAAAGCTTATAAGATGGGCATGGGCGAGATTGACATGGATAAGGTAGAAATTTTGGGTGAGAGAATTGATGAGGTTAGAAAAAAGTTTTCCCACCCGTCACTGATAATGAGTAATATAATTGGCGCTATGAGGGCGGCATTAAAGACTTATATCATCTAA
- a CDS encoding helix-turn-helix domain-containing protein: MSLDEGALAEYKILAVRLLPKVDPERDLEWICKSFGFLEPRDKKKTAFRIFKTLIEGARENKGFTSDELAEKLSLTRGTMIHHLNKMIRSGLVIYHEGKYKLRGRSLKSTIEEAHRDINRIFENLYKVAESIDQAYNLFSRS, from the coding sequence ATGTCGCTAGATGAAGGTGCGTTAGCAGAATATAAAATATTAGCTGTACGCCTGCTTCCAAAAGTGGATCCTGAGAGGGATTTAGAGTGGATCTGTAAGAGCTTTGGATTTTTAGAGCCAAGAGATAAAAAGAAGACGGCATTTCGAATATTTAAAACGTTAATTGAGGGAGCTAGGGAGAATAAGGGTTTTACCAGTGACGAGTTAGCGGAAAAATTATCCTTAACAAGGGGCACAATGATACATCATCTGAATAAGATGATTAGAAGTGGACTTGTAATATATCATGAAGGAAAATATAAGCTCAGAGGCAGAAGCCTGAAATCAACAATTGAGGAAGCCCACCGCGACATAAACCGTATATTTGAAAACCTTTATAAAGTTGCTGAATCAATAGATCAAGCATACAATCTCTTTTCCAGAAGCTGA